DNA from Taeniopygia guttata chromosome 28, bTaeGut7.mat, whole genome shotgun sequence:
CCGCTCCCCGGGCTGCCGGCCCCCGCTTAGCCCAGCGGGGACGGGGAGTTGTGGCCTGCAGCCCCTCGCTGGTAAACGGGGACAGGGGAGTTGTGGGCAGCCCCTCGCCGGTAGAGATGTTGGGTGAGGCGGCATCCCCGGGGTGATTAATCTCTGTGTTggcgttcaggaacacacatcatcacgggatatgattatatgcaggtgctgcttttattgagagctttgggaatcaggggtacagacccaaatctgactccgacatggctcTCGAGCTGAACGTGTTTTATATTAttatcgttatataacttacataaaaactggggatgggaatggggattggAAATTGGGGGTGGAAAactggaactgggaatggggattggaatgggatctgggaatgggaaactgggaatggaaaatcAGGAATGGAAATCTGGGAGTGGGCATGAgaatgggaatggaaaactTGGAGTAGAAAtctgggaatggaaaactgacaatggggatgggaacttattaaacttatattgttctattgtatacattgacatgagtttctcgtcATCTTccttaggcccctgaccacagtctctcattattattcttaagattaaacagtaattatatttaattactaagcaatcatcacatctaacaattatatcatttatcatgtactagctacacaggtgcagttctagcaaggtacaagtcttcatgtacctagggtatttaattttttcagggcctactaagcttaattttccttttaaccctaaatccccatgattttaaaacccttttccTATGATCTGCTGATATCCTAGCTGCATTTTCCTATCCTAAAACCATTCTTAGAGCCTGAGCAGTAAGAGAGGTCTGGAAAATATTAACACATGACTTTGCAATTAAATGTTGGTGTTTGCAAGTGTTTCGGCATTGTGATTTGCACTTAAAAATGCAGAGAGGCTCGGGGGAACCTGGATTATTTTAGAGATGTTTTTCAAGCATTTGTGTGGCTTGCATGGTAACTCCTtatggaagagaagaaagaaggattTGGTTGCTTTCCGTACAGGTTTTGATCTGTCGGAATTATCGCGGAGATGTGGACATGTCAGAGGTGGAACATTTTATGCCAATCCTtatggaaaaggaagaagaggggACGCTTTCTCCTATCCTAGCACATGGAGGAGTTCGTTTCATGTGGATTAAACATAACAACCTGTATCGTATCCTTTGTGCTGCAGATGTGCTGACATGCCAAGGGTTgctggtgtggttttttttaatgtcagaatGGAAGTTGGAGTATGAATGAAGTGGTATAAAGAGGCTATATTCAGTAAAGTTGGTTATATTAaataaggggtttttttgtgctttaCATAGTGTCATATATACCAGCAGCATAAGGTCCAGAAAAGTGTTTTAATTTTACTCTAATTAATGATTTCCTGAATGTTTAGCTTCGTATCTCTTTAGATCATAGGTGCTGTTAAGTAGTTAATGCATAATTCTTCCAGGCAACTCTTAAGTGCCTTAAATTAGgctttttaaactgcatttagTAAACgtttttttaaatgcacattCCTGAACATTCTTTATCAGTTGTTGCAACTTCTAAGAAAAATGCTTGTGTATCACtggtgttttcatttttatataaagtAGTTCAGGTGAGTATATTTCAGAAGTAACCTTTATGTTCTGCCTAAATAGAAGGACATAGagctttcacattttttaaGAACTTCAACAATACcatttttactttatatttGATTATTTTGTAGAACTATCTTCTTAACCACTAATAAGGGCACTGATATTTTGTAGCTCTGTAGGCAGAGGATGGGGGCACAGTGCTCTAAGTAGTTACACAAGACCTGAGCACCTGGAGGAGATTGTCAACTGGTGCATGTGTTGTGGTGCCTCACACAGATCCTGTGCTTGCTTCATCtgttgagaaaaatattttctccagaaTAGATATTTTTCATAATAGTTTCTTCTATGATTCCCTATTTAATTATGGTGGGTTTCCTGGGGCTGATCTGAGCAGAATGCTGTTTTGGAAGTATGGGGTTGgaattttacaaaattattattttagatGCAGAAATACCTTCTGCTTGTGTTGTGCTGCCTCAGTTAATGTCCTtcttctccctccccctcctcttgttgcatttcaggttttttctgaatatttcaaGGAGTTGGAAGAAGAGAGCATTAGGGataattttgttattatttatgAGTTGTTAGATGAGCTTATGGATTTTGGTTATCCACAAACCACTGATAGTAAAATTTTACAAGAGTAAGTATCACTCAACAGTGACAAAGCCCTTGGAATGTTTTGAGCCTTTTTCCATAGGCAAACAAATGTTTCTGTGTGTTCTAAttatcaaaaatattaattttatcttttttttccacgCCATTTTTCTGGTTGTGAAGGTACATCACTCAGGAAGGCCACAAACTTGAAACTGGAGCCCCACGCCCACCTGCCACTGTTACAAATGCTGTTTCATGGAGATCAGAAGGgataaaatacaggaaaaatgaGGTGTTCCTGGATGTCATAGAGTCTGTTAACCTTTTGGTGGGTACCTTGGACTTCAACTTTTATGTAAGAATTGTAGTAGAAAGTGTTAAAAAGGGCTTTTTGTATGAGAACCTGCAATAAAAAGTCTGATTGTGGATGGTGTGCTGTGACACTCAAAGCAATGTAATCATTAAGTTCGCATGTAATCATTAATTAAGTAATGTAATAATAATTAAGTAACATAATCATTAAGGAAATCCAGTACAAATAATGCTTTAATTGTGTGTATTGCTGATTTTTGGATATGTCCTTTGATCCTCTGTCTGTGCCACCTCACATCCCTGATTTAATTCACTCTACTGGATTAATTCCTGATAAGAAACACATCCAAGAAAACCCAGGGCATAGGGATAGGGTGGGAGTGTTTCTTGATGTCACAACATACCACATCAGAGATGTCTTACCTCCCTCTTATCTTTGTCCAGGTCAGTGCCAACGGGAACGTGTTACGGAGTGAGATAGTTGGATCCATTAAAATGAGAGTTTTCCTCTCAGGAATGCCAGAGCTGCGCCTTGGGTTGAATGACAAAGTTCTCTTTGATAACACAGGCCGTGAGTGTTGCACTAGCATGGCAATGATCACAGATGCTCTCTGGAGTTTGGGGATGCCTGGGTAGCATggtaatcacagaatcatggaggctggaaaagccctctaaaaCCAAGAGGTCCaactgctgagcagcaccacCGTGTTCACCACTGAGCCacgtccccaggtgccacatccacaggcctcttgaacactgccagggctggtgACCCCaccagtgccctgggcagcctgtgtcAATGCATGACCgtcctttcagtgaagaaattttcccagaATATAACCTAAACCTCCAgtggcacaacttgaggccatttcctcttgtcccatCCTGTGTTGcctgggagcacagcctgaCCCCATGTGGCTCCatcctcctgtcagggagttgtggagagtGAGAAGGCTCCCCCTgaaccttcttttctccaggctgagtccccccagctccctcagctgctccttatgctccagccccttcctctgctccGTTTCCTTTTCTGGACACACTTCAACCCCTCAATGTTTTCCTTGTGAGGAATCCAAAAAACTGATGGCAGGATTGGAGGcacctcagcagtgcccagcacagggggatggTCACTGCCCTGATCCTAGAAAGTTGGCTAAAAGGAAGGAAtgtcagcaggcagcagctgtgctgtggtgaGACTTGGGCCATGCTTTGTGTGACCTGTGTGTTTCCTGCTAGGTGGGAAAAGTAAATCAGTGGAACTGGAAGATGTGAAGTTCCACCAGTGTGTTCGTCTCTCTCGCTTCGAAAACGACAGGACAATCTCCTTCATTCCACCTGATGGAGAGTTTGAGCTCATGTCATATCGCCTCAATACCCACGTGAGTCTGGAtgtttgcctttttaaaatgagaatgGTTTCAATTGTAGCCACAATAGctctcccttctttctttttcttaaaacatgGGTAGCACATGGATTTTCGAGTCAACTGTTAATAGCAAAACTTGGTGCTCACTcctggaggaagaagaaggttTAGACTTTACTTAGCAATAAGTCTCTATATTTTCAATTGCTGTTGAAAGTGTTTTTGGAATACTATGTTTTTAATCTACCTACATAATGTCAGTATAACAATTCATTGTGCTTGTTAACAGCAATATTTATGGCACTATGTTTTATTGGAGTATGCCAGCCATGGTGACAAAGGTGGCCTCTGTTTCAGAAAAGTCAAAAAATTCAATCTAGAAAAGGTCTATAGCAAAGAAATAGTTCAGTCCCTAGGATGTAAAACTATCAAATATTTTCCAGTGCAAGTGTTTGTTATTACGCATTAATCTGAGACATACATTTTTAAGTCTATAATTCTTGTACATTTGCTCATTGGTCAATCAGTGCTTGCTCATTTGtataattatttcttaaaaaccACAATTCTGTCATTTTGAACACCCCAGGTGGCATTTTCTGTGTGGTTCACATATTGAGTGTAGTTTTAAGGGAAAGCAACATTTTAGTGACTCTGTCAGAGTAAAACTCAGAGCTGTGATGTGTTTTTTTACCACCAGGTAAAGCCCCTGATCTGGATTGAGTCTGTGATTGAGAAACATTCCCACAGCCGCATCGAGTACATGATCAAGGTCAGACATCCTTAAATAATGGCTTATTTTAgtcttgtgtttgttttcaaagctTGATGAGCAGTATATGCATTTTTGTGCAAATATTCAGGATTTCTGTGGGACTTAGATACCTTTGAAGACTTCATTTGTCAGTTATGATCTCAGTTCTGGTTCTCAGGATATAAGTTGGGATGGAAGGAGCTGTGTGTCTCACAGCCCTCTGAGTTCACCAGCATCATGGAAATACTTAGACCctgcttttctgctttattgtttttcttctttaggCAAAGAGTCAATTTAAGCGTAGATCAACTGCCAACAATGTGGAGATTCACATCCCAGTTCCAAATGATGCAGATTCGCCAAAGTTTAAAACCACTGTTGGAAGTGTCAAATGGGTTCCAGAGAACAGTGAAATTGTCTGGTCCATTAAATCTTTTCCAGTAAGTGTTATTTCTTACTCTTACCACCAAAGAGTGTAATAATTACTTAACACTAATATTTCCTTCATGTTTAGACTCTGCCTAAAGCAAATCCTCTCGGTATCAGACAAGTAGCAGTGgcctcttcctctttttccatgGCTGAAAGATTGGAACTTGCTAATAGATGTAGTTTATATTTGTTTCACTTGGATATTTTTTCAGAACCCAGGCAGAGAGCAAATTTTTGAGTGATGTCTCTGGGTGGTGTAATCCTTGGCCTGGCTTTAGCAGCAGCTGTTAGAGTTTGGTCAGGCTCTCTTTCTTGGGTGGTTCCATGAGCATGAACTCTGTCCGGTGCTAATGGTGTGATAGTGCAGCTGTGTGTCACTATTTAATCTGAATTTAtgaggctggaaaaaaaatcaattatgcCTCAGGCTggatctcctttttttttttttaaaaaaagaggacttttaaaataaaaatacatgtcaCTTTGAGGCCCTGGAGAAGAGCTGGAATACATAGTGGAGTTCAGCAGTTTGATGTTAAGAAAGCTACTTGTATCATTGcaagttttttattattttttttgtttcaagaaaaaaaaattgtccctTTTGGATAGGGTGGAAAAGAATACCTGATGAGAGCTCACTTTGGACTACCAAGTGTTGAAGCTGAAGACAAGGAAGGAAAACCTCCCATCAGTGTAAAGTTTGAGATTCCCTATTTCACCACTTCAGGAATCCAGGTCAGTGAttgaaaacagaaattctgGTAAACGCTGCCCTATAACACACGGGGTGTTTCTCATCTTGATGATTCCTGTTCATTTTATCCACAAGAGAGACTTTTACCCATAAAGGGTCAGGTTTTTTGCTAAATGCTGCTTTGTCAGCATGGGAAGCTTTATATCTTACAGATCTTTCTTTCCAGGTTCGTTACTTAAAGATAATTGAGAAGAGTGGCTACCAGGCCTTGCCCTGGGTCCGGTACATCACCCAGAATGGAGGTGAGAGGGAgggaatattttgtttctccACAATCAACCTGCAAACTGAAGCTCCTATTTTTGAGTATGAACTGTCTGGTTTAGATACACAGTAAATTAAGCTACGCtatttcttttccagttctctttTTGGTGTAGTAATGAAAGACCCAATGGGGTAGAGTGGTAATgctgttcaaatattttctaattgagatgggattttttaaatttaaaaacaaagacatCATTAGCAGTATGCTCACACATATCATTCTGCCAGCTTTAAAATGTATAAGACACTGTCTAGTACAAAATACTAGATTTTTAGCAAGCAAAAGTGGTGGGGTttgattttgttggttttgttgttgctgtggTAGTATTGTTGTcattttggagctttttttttagttagtttgtttttcacttttttttgtttctgtttttctaagTAATCTTTTTTCTGGCATTTAAGCATGACTGCTCACAATTGCCTTGCTTCTCATGGCCATTCTAAGCAAAGATTGGAGTTTATTTTATAGAATTGttgaatcccagactggtttgggtgggaagggaccttaaagctcatcttgttccacccctgccatggcagggacaccttccgctgtcccaggctgctccaagccctgtccagcctggccttgggcactgccagggatccaggggcagccacagctgctctgggcaccctgtgccagggcctcaccccCACACAGGAAAGAATTTATTCCTATTATCCCTCCTTCAGTTGAAGGCTATTCCCCCCTCTCAGAGTTTATTGATATTTGCACATTCCtgtattaatatatattaatataagaATGCATTTTATCACTTTATCCCAGCTTACCTCTCTCTTTACTCCTTTGAATGACACAAATAACTAAAattgggtttttgttggttttttttcccctttacagACTA
Protein-coding regions in this window:
- the AP1M1 gene encoding AP-1 complex subunit mu-1; its protein translation is MSASAVYVLDLKGKVLICRNYRGDVDMSEVEHFMPILMEKEEEGTLSPILAHGGVRFMWIKHNNLYLVATSKKNACVSLVFSFLYKVVQVFSEYFKELEEESIRDNFVIIYELLDELMDFGYPQTTDSKILQEYITQEGHKLETGAPRPPATVTNAVSWRSEGIKYRKNEVFLDVIESVNLLVSANGNVLRSEIVGSIKMRVFLSGMPELRLGLNDKVLFDNTGRGKSKSVELEDVKFHQCVRLSRFENDRTISFIPPDGEFELMSYRLNTHVKPLIWIESVIEKHSHSRIEYMIKAKSQFKRRSTANNVEIHIPVPNDADSPKFKTTVGSVKWVPENSEIVWSIKSFPGGKEYLMRAHFGLPSVEAEDKEGKPPISVKFEIPYFTTSGIQVRYLKIIEKSGYQALPWVRYITQNGDYQLRTQ